In the Candidatus Saccharimonas aalborgensis genome, one interval contains:
- the dnaA gene encoding chromosomal replication initiator protein DnaA, which produces MYHSLWQSVLGEIELTVSHANFTTWFKNTELLECSSDRVVVGVPNVFAIRQFEVKFNDQIVSILKKNGVEPLRVSYVVKTVKKSIISRETTANNSELDHRVDDLLDKKHLPSQQTTSLNPRYTFDSFIVGSSNDLAYTACQAVAANPGTKYNPLFIYGGVGLGKTHLLQAVGNEIVKNKSSTRVVYISSETFVKEFLESIRFKKAGFSDKYRNVDVLIVDDMQFIAGKEKTQEEFFHTFNALHQSNKQIIIGSDKPPRSIPTLTERLRSRFEWGMAIDIQMPDFETRCAIVETKASAAGIVLERETIEYLAKNIKTNIRELEGALNQLLAYAEMRGVSPDITTAEGLIGNVRHSRPQHVTAKQIIDKTARHFQIDSKEICGEKRDKHIVVPRQIAMYLLRSELHLSFPRIANELGRKDHTTAIHSVEKIERSIKLDFLIREQVAEIRDKLYV; this is translated from the coding sequence ATGTACCATTCGTTGTGGCAAAGTGTCTTGGGTGAGATAGAGTTGACTGTTTCTCACGCAAACTTTACGACGTGGTTTAAGAACACCGAGTTGCTCGAATGTTCTAGTGATCGAGTCGTCGTTGGTGTCCCAAATGTTTTTGCTATCCGTCAATTTGAAGTGAAATTTAATGATCAAATTGTCTCTATATTGAAAAAAAATGGTGTTGAGCCATTGCGCGTTTCTTACGTAGTTAAGACTGTGAAAAAAAGTATTATTAGTAGAGAGACGACGGCAAATAATAGTGAGTTAGACCATCGAGTTGATGATCTTCTCGATAAAAAACACCTGCCCTCTCAGCAAACCACTAGTTTAAACCCTCGATATACGTTTGATAGTTTTATTGTTGGCTCGAGTAATGATTTGGCATATACCGCCTGTCAAGCTGTCGCCGCAAACCCCGGCACTAAATATAATCCTCTTTTTATCTATGGGGGGGTTGGTCTCGGAAAAACTCACCTTCTCCAGGCGGTAGGAAATGAAATAGTAAAAAATAAGTCATCAACACGTGTTGTCTATATTAGTTCGGAAACTTTTGTTAAGGAGTTTTTGGAAAGTATTCGCTTCAAAAAAGCAGGTTTTTCAGATAAGTATCGTAATGTTGATGTTCTCATCGTTGATGACATGCAGTTTATTGCCGGAAAAGAAAAGACCCAGGAGGAATTTTTTCATACATTCAATGCGCTTCATCAGTCAAACAAGCAGATCATTATCGGAAGCGACAAACCTCCTCGTAGCATCCCAACATTAACCGAACGCCTTCGTAGTCGGTTTGAGTGGGGCATGGCAATCGATATTCAGATGCCTGATTTTGAGACACGCTGCGCAATCGTCGAGACCAAGGCATCTGCCGCGGGGATTGTCCTTGAGCGTGAAACAATCGAGTATCTTGCAAAAAATATTAAGACAAACATCAGAGAGCTTGAAGGTGCTCTCAATCAACTGTTAGCATATGCCGAAATGCGCGGCGTTTCACCAGACATTACCACTGCAGAGGGGCTGATCGGAAATGTGCGACACTCTCGTCCACAACATGTCACCGCAAAACAGATAATTGATAAAACGGCGCGACATTTTCAGATCGACAGCAAAGAGATTTGCGGCGAAAAGCGTGACAAACATATCGTCGTGCCACGACAGATCGCGATGTATCTCCTAAGGAGTGAGCTCCATCTCAGTTTCCCGCGGATTGCAAATGAACTGGGGAGAAAAGATCATACGACCGCAATCCATTCTGTCGAAAAGATTGAGCGTTCAATCAAACTTGATTTCTTAATTCGTGAACAGGTAGCGGAGATTAGGGATAAACTATATGTATAA
- a CDS encoding VirB4-like conjugal transfer ATPase, CD1110 family, whose amino-acid sequence MAKKLDPIDIAAQQREREQVEVEQAFLKGMTTLRDLIAPSSLEIHSGYFRVGTKYGRTMYVYGYPRELYTGWLSSLINIDQVIDISMFIYPVDTQVVLNNLRKKVTQLEADMSINAEKGLTRDPGREAALNDAEELRDQLQVGAERFFRFGLYVTLYADSLEELGFIQHNIETLFGQQLVYSKVAGSQQEQGLNSTIPQMSDQLQIRRNMNTGAISTSFPFTSADLTQEKGVLYGVNMHNNGLVIFDRYSLENANMVVFAKSGAGKSFTVKLEAIRTMMMGADILIIDPENEYQKLCDAVGGSYIRLSLNSDTRVNPFDLPKVIDTDEADDALRANLVTLHGLFRLMLGGSVVNGQAIGMLTPAEEADLDQGLIDTYARAGITSDPLTHNSTPPTIGDLYDTLLHMGGTGPQLAQRLRKYTSGTFAGIFSQQSNIDINNSMVVFNIRDLEDELRPVAMYIVLSHIWNITRTIQKKRMLIVDEAWQLMKYDDSANFLFSLAKRARKYYLGLTTITQDVEDFMGSKMGRAIVANSSLQLLLKQSTSAVDVLSDVFKLTDEERKRLSNFPVGQGLFFAGQNHVHIQIIASQTEQKLITTNPGALLQQQTAIGNQ is encoded by the coding sequence GTGGCAAAGAAGCTTGATCCTATTGATATTGCTGCTCAACAACGCGAGCGAGAGCAGGTAGAGGTCGAACAAGCCTTTCTCAAGGGTATGACCACACTTCGAGACCTCATCGCCCCAAGTAGTCTCGAGATTCACTCAGGTTATTTCCGTGTCGGAACGAAGTATGGTCGAACGATGTATGTCTACGGATACCCCCGCGAACTATACACGGGCTGGCTCAGTTCGCTCATAAATATCGACCAAGTAATCGATATAAGTATGTTTATTTACCCGGTTGATACACAGGTAGTCCTCAATAATCTTCGCAAGAAAGTAACGCAGCTCGAAGCCGATATGTCTATCAACGCCGAAAAGGGACTTACGCGCGACCCTGGGCGCGAGGCGGCACTAAATGATGCCGAAGAATTGCGCGATCAGCTACAGGTTGGCGCTGAACGCTTTTTCCGCTTTGGACTGTATGTCACACTCTATGCCGACAGCCTCGAAGAACTCGGGTTTATCCAGCACAATATCGAAACGTTATTTGGTCAACAACTAGTCTACAGTAAGGTAGCTGGTAGCCAACAAGAACAGGGCCTCAATAGCACCATTCCTCAAATGTCCGACCAACTACAAATTCGCCGCAATATGAATACGGGCGCGATATCAACCAGTTTTCCATTTACAAGTGCCGATCTGACACAAGAAAAAGGCGTCCTTTACGGGGTAAATATGCACAATAATGGCCTCGTCATCTTTGACCGCTACTCGCTCGAAAATGCCAATATGGTCGTCTTCGCAAAGTCTGGAGCAGGTAAGTCATTTACCGTCAAACTCGAGGCAATACGCACTATGATGATGGGGGCGGACATTCTCATTATCGACCCTGAAAACGAGTACCAAAAGTTATGTGATGCCGTTGGCGGCAGTTATATACGACTTAGCCTCAATAGCGATACGCGCGTCAATCCGTTTGACCTGCCAAAAGTAATTGATACCGACGAGGCAGATGACGCCCTCCGAGCGAACCTCGTCACACTACACGGCCTCTTCAGGCTCATGCTTGGTGGCTCGGTGGTGAACGGACAGGCGATCGGCATGCTTACTCCTGCCGAAGAAGCTGACTTGGATCAGGGGTTAATCGATACCTATGCACGCGCCGGTATCACCAGTGACCCACTAACCCATAACTCTACCCCGCCAACGATCGGTGATCTCTACGATACACTCCTTCATATGGGGGGCACCGGACCTCAGCTCGCTCAGCGCCTACGCAAATACACCAGCGGAACATTTGCTGGTATATTCTCTCAGCAATCAAATATTGATATCAATAACAGTATGGTTGTGTTCAATATTCGTGATCTCGAGGACGAGTTGCGACCGGTCGCAATGTATATCGTACTGAGCCATATCTGGAACATCACCCGCACGATCCAAAAAAAGCGTATGCTCATCGTCGATGAAGCCTGGCAGCTTATGAAATATGACGACTCAGCCAATTTCCTCTTTAGCCTCGCCAAGCGTGCTCGCAAATACTATCTTGGTCTCACTACAATCACCCAGGATGTCGAAGACTTCATGGGAAGCAAAATGGGGCGTGCGATTGTCGCCAACTCTTCTCTCCAGCTCCTCCTCAAACAGTCGACCAGCGCTGTCGATGTGCTATCTGATGTATTTAAATTAACAGATGAAGAACGCAAACGACTCTCAAACTTCCCAGTAGGTCAAGGTCTCTTCTTTGCGGGTCAAAACCATGTCCATATACAGATTATTGCCAGTCAGACCGAGCAGAAACTCATTACTACAAATCCTGGTGCACTTTTGCAACAACAAACCGCGATAGGGAATCAATAG
- the dnaN gene encoding DNA polymerase III subunit beta yields MELSVTQENLTKALSAASRVATSRAGLPILGNILFRTEGTRLLIAATNLEIATVVYIGAKVVKQGSLTVPARIVSEFVASLPKGTISISVKKNRMSISAGTFNSVINGIDAEEFPELPSISVKNTVKYSINTNDFKQAVTQTIITSSSDTTRPVLTGVYWHSVDGSLYLAATDGYRLAEKKLLKTTSQISAIIPSSSLQEVLRAIHESTEEIEVLIDNSQVLFRVGDTEITSRLIDGNYPDYRQLIPSSSETGITLETSEFMRLVKIAGLFARESGGSITVQAEEQNQQLTIQSIASEYGENTSSAKAVITNDGQITLNSRYIIDALSVIDEPSITFRFSGRLAPCVISSSEKSSDYIHIIMPLKS; encoded by the coding sequence ATGGAACTGTCTGTCACTCAGGAAAATCTTACGAAGGCTCTTTCTGCAGCCAGTCGAGTTGCGACAAGTCGAGCGGGGCTTCCCATCCTTGGTAATATTTTATTTCGCACGGAAGGCACTCGGCTACTTATTGCGGCAACAAATCTTGAGATTGCAACAGTTGTCTATATTGGAGCAAAAGTGGTAAAGCAAGGCTCACTCACTGTTCCAGCACGTATTGTATCGGAATTTGTAGCAAGCTTGCCTAAAGGAACTATCTCAATCAGTGTCAAGAAAAATCGGATGTCAATCAGTGCCGGTACCTTCAATTCAGTGATAAACGGTATTGATGCGGAAGAATTTCCAGAATTACCATCGATTTCCGTAAAAAACACTGTCAAATATTCCATCAATACTAATGATTTCAAGCAGGCAGTAACACAAACAATCATCACAAGCAGCAGCGATACCACACGCCCCGTACTAACAGGAGTCTATTGGCATTCGGTTGATGGGTCGCTGTATCTGGCAGCAACCGACGGCTATAGACTTGCTGAAAAAAAGCTTCTCAAGACAACTAGCCAGATATCCGCTATTATCCCCTCCTCAAGTCTTCAAGAAGTGCTTCGTGCTATCCATGAGTCGACCGAGGAAATAGAAGTACTCATCGATAACTCACAGGTACTCTTTCGCGTCGGTGACACCGAGATTACAAGTCGACTTATCGATGGAAACTACCCCGACTATCGGCAGCTCATACCTTCCTCATCGGAAACAGGGATAACACTTGAGACGAGCGAATTTATGAGACTCGTCAAAATAGCTGGTCTATTCGCTCGTGAATCCGGCGGAAGCATTACTGTCCAGGCCGAGGAACAAAACCAGCAACTTACCATCCAGTCCATCGCCTCTGAATATGGCGAGAACACCTCCTCCGCCAAAGCAGTTATCACGAATGACGGGCAAATTACCCTTAATTCTCGATATATTATCGATGCCCTATCTGTTATCGATGAACCGTCTATCACTTTCCGGTTTAGTGGCCGTCTCGCACCTTGTGTGATTAGTTCTTCAGAAAAAAGCTCCGACTATATCCACATCATTATGCCGCTAAAGAGTTAA
- a CDS encoding phage tail tip lysozyme, translated as MHYQRVPTKTSVLFRAGVWLRTLFLSLLITVSGVPVSALSEADYSTNNIFIYQKGGNTSCSSSSSGSQVSGSGNVAKMWNYFISKGLSDQQAAGILGNIQQESGFSPFRQEGTYINDFTKGGYGIVQWTGPRRTAIVDALTSKYPDIMAKYFNKQYGGATSKANGYVPEGISVEDNDKILAVELDFLYQESTTRTVRSGYGVSGASEWDSIKAASSIKAASDVWLYSFERPLDQSPAHAQKRADNGQKIYDELKGTTPSAGASTTTGGTTTQSTGTCSPDSPITPGDLSAATLAYAWPQYHTPPYTTRKPEYATAADKAQKIGMYIGATVDFCAKRGDVVDGVAVDCGAFVTRLVIDSGWDTSYNYNGKLSDGAGPTDTQKNWLDAHWQNLGTASSIDTATLKPGDVAISSGHTFIYVGTISGFDSKIASASLCERAPMAGRESLTKDGFTWYRKK; from the coding sequence ATGCACTACCAAAGAGTCCCTACTAAAACCTCTGTGTTGTTTCGCGCCGGTGTTTGGCTTCGAACACTATTCCTTAGTTTGCTTATCACCGTCTCTGGTGTACCTGTCTCGGCGTTAAGTGAGGCAGATTACTCAACAAACAACATTTTTATCTATCAAAAGGGTGGTAACACGTCATGTAGCAGCTCAAGCTCTGGTAGCCAAGTTTCCGGTAGTGGTAACGTAGCAAAAATGTGGAATTACTTTATTTCAAAGGGCCTAAGTGACCAACAGGCTGCCGGTATTTTGGGAAATATTCAACAAGAGAGTGGTTTTAGCCCATTTCGCCAAGAGGGTACTTACATAAATGATTTTACTAAGGGCGGTTATGGGATCGTTCAGTGGACGGGGCCGCGCAGAACCGCGATTGTCGACGCACTTACCTCCAAATACCCCGACATTATGGCAAAGTATTTTAATAAACAGTACGGTGGAGCAACCTCCAAAGCAAATGGGTATGTTCCCGAAGGTATATCAGTTGAGGACAATGATAAGATTCTTGCCGTTGAGCTCGATTTTCTCTACCAAGAAAGCACGACACGAACGGTTCGTTCTGGGTATGGCGTTAGTGGCGCAAGTGAGTGGGACTCTATCAAGGCGGCGTCAAGTATAAAGGCAGCCTCTGATGTTTGGCTTTATAGCTTTGAACGACCATTGGACCAAAGTCCAGCTCATGCTCAAAAGCGTGCCGATAATGGTCAAAAAATATATGACGAACTCAAAGGAACTACTCCATCGGCAGGAGCAAGTACGACAACCGGAGGTACAACTACTCAGTCAACCGGTACCTGCTCTCCTGACTCACCTATTACCCCCGGTGATCTCTCTGCCGCAACGCTCGCGTACGCTTGGCCCCAATATCACACACCCCCCTACACCACTCGCAAACCAGAGTATGCCACTGCTGCTGACAAGGCACAAAAAATAGGTATGTATATTGGAGCAACGGTGGATTTTTGTGCCAAGAGGGGAGATGTGGTTGATGGAGTAGCTGTTGATTGCGGGGCGTTTGTAACAAGGCTCGTTATCGATAGCGGTTGGGACACAAGTTATAACTATAATGGGAAGTTGTCTGATGGTGCTGGTCCAACCGATACTCAAAAGAATTGGCTCGACGCCCACTGGCAAAACCTCGGAACCGCTTCGTCTATCGATACCGCCACGCTAAAGCCGGGTGATGTTGCAATTTCAAGTGGTCATACATTTATTTACGTCGGGACTATAAGTGGGTTCGACAGTAAAATTGCTTCTGCCTCACTCTGTGAAAGGGCACCAATGGCGGGTCGCGAAAGTTTGACAAAAGATGGTTTCACCTGGTATAGGAAAAAGTAG
- a CDS encoding peptidase associated/transthyretin-like domain-containing protein, translating to METQRFLTVRTIIATSVVLLLGVCIIFLVPLITRAGKQAIGVYVAPKDSTVMVDGLKTSDKTLYLTPGTHRVTVTKDGFSQSVQLYEVKEGKSSDEQVITAMLEPKSDDAKKWYQTNTGEYLIVEGVIGNKINHEGDTFRSKNPIVDNLPYNTMLYTIGYKNDPSDQSGSSIILTISAPAVYRNAAINQISNWGYNPVDYKIVINNERNPFTP from the coding sequence ATGGAAACTCAACGATTTTTAACGGTTCGTACTATAATCGCCACCAGTGTAGTGCTATTGCTTGGGGTGTGTATCATCTTCTTAGTTCCTCTTATTACTAGGGCGGGCAAACAGGCTATTGGTGTGTATGTTGCACCAAAAGATTCAACAGTGATGGTGGATGGTTTAAAGACATCTGATAAAACCCTTTATCTGACCCCAGGCACTCACCGTGTTACCGTGACAAAAGATGGGTTCTCTCAATCAGTACAACTCTATGAGGTAAAAGAAGGCAAGAGTAGTGACGAACAGGTTATCACAGCGATGCTTGAACCAAAGAGCGACGACGCCAAGAAGTGGTATCAAACAAACACAGGAGAGTATTTGATAGTCGAGGGCGTAATAGGTAATAAAATAAATCATGAGGGTGATACGTTTCGTAGTAAAAACCCAATTGTCGATAACCTCCCCTATAACACAATGTTATATACTATCGGGTACAAGAATGATCCTTCTGATCAATCGGGGAGTTCGATCATTCTTACTATCTCAGCGCCGGCCGTCTATCGAAACGCAGCCATAAATCAGATATCGAACTGGGGGTACAACCCTGTTGATTACAAAATTGTAATAAATAATGAAAGAAATCCTTTTACGCCATGA
- the rpmH gene encoding 50S ribosomal protein L34, with amino-acid sequence MPKRTHQPHTRHRAKTHGFRARIASKAGRAVLKRRRLKGRAKVAI; translated from the coding sequence ATGCCAAAACGAACCCATCAACCACACACACGCCATCGTGCTAAAACTCACGGCTTTCGAGCCCGCATTGCGTCAAAAGCAGGACGAGCTGTCCTAAAACGACGCCGTCTCAAAGGTCGCGCCAAGGTCGCTATCTAG
- a CDS encoding YidC/Oxa1 family membrane protein insertase, producing the protein MFEDVIVKPILNALVLLYSIVPGGDFGVAIILFTILIRTLMYPLVRSQLHQSRTMHKLQPELAKIKARAAGDKQQEASQMMDLYKRYGISPFRSILILIIQLPIFIGLYQVIQVFTLHINQLAHYTYPFVQQIPSVKAIIDTPASFNNTMLGVIDLTKTTFGNHGVDYILLLLAFISAATQYILTKQTMPQSTVKKKFRDIVAEAAEGKSTNQTDMNAAMMSGMAKFMPAMMFLIMISLPGALALYYTVSNLVAVAQQHYLLSKDTEELEIIADENPIKASKKIPKSSPPRKTEEAHITRIKANDTRRKKEK; encoded by the coding sequence ATGTTTGAGGATGTCATTGTAAAACCTATCCTAAATGCTCTCGTGCTTTTATATAGCATTGTACCGGGAGGGGATTTTGGTGTTGCGATTATTCTATTCACGATATTGATTCGTACACTAATGTATCCGCTCGTGAGAAGCCAGCTTCATCAAAGTCGCACGATGCACAAGCTTCAACCGGAACTAGCAAAGATAAAAGCGCGCGCAGCCGGTGATAAACAGCAAGAAGCGAGCCAGATGATGGATCTCTATAAGCGTTATGGAATTAGTCCTTTTCGCTCAATCCTTATTCTTATCATCCAGCTACCAATATTTATTGGACTTTATCAAGTTATCCAGGTCTTTACTCTCCATATCAACCAGCTTGCCCACTACACCTATCCATTCGTTCAACAAATTCCTTCTGTAAAGGCGATTATTGACACTCCCGCTAGTTTCAATAACACCATGCTGGGAGTAATTGACCTTACAAAAACAACGTTCGGAAACCACGGTGTAGACTACATCCTTCTCCTCCTTGCCTTTATCTCTGCGGCGACCCAATACATCCTTACAAAGCAGACGATGCCGCAGTCAACCGTAAAGAAAAAGTTTCGTGATATCGTCGCCGAAGCGGCGGAGGGAAAAAGCACAAATCAAACGGACATGAATGCTGCCATGATGAGTGGCATGGCGAAGTTTATGCCTGCAATGATGTTCCTTATTATGATTAGTTTGCCGGGTGCTCTCGCGCTCTATTACACAGTTTCAAACCTTGTGGCCGTAGCCCAACAGCACTATCTCCTCAGTAAAGACACGGAGGAGCTTGAAATAATTGCCGATGAGAATCCTATAAAGGCCTCGAAAAAAATACCTAAGTCATCCCCACCTAGAAAGACAGAAGAGGCACACATTACGCGAATAAAAGCCAATGATACACGCAGGAAGAAGGAGAAGTAG
- the recF gene encoding DNA replication/repair protein RecF (All proteins in this family for which functions are known are DNA-binding proteins that assist the filamentation of RecA onto DNA for the initiation of recombination or recombinational repair.) encodes MISHVRIKHIRNHRDSHYNFSPITVLYGNNGVGKTAALEAIHIALMGTSFKGVDKDIVQHKKEWYKIDLVSDNPQITRAVRYINQKKIFTIDSKISARLGVKQKFPVVLFTPDDLRLISGSPARRRHYIDQLICQTEPHYTSILRRYDRALMQRNKLLKGDRPTRDALFPWNIILSDTGSQIINLRNKYLAILDASLEERYNEVAGSANSVKVLYTHGPTQTTELLSAIEKSFDVDVRYHTTTVGPHRHDFTIRLNHHDADTTASRGEIRTLILSLKSTEAGMIEKLKNVSPIILLDDVYGELDNERQQMLLVLFRNKQLVITSTHPLQTVPAQTTQIEIALSQTDSIDGDQN; translated from the coding sequence ATGATCTCTCATGTTCGAATTAAACACATTCGCAACCACAGAGATTCCCACTATAATTTTTCTCCCATAACTGTGTTGTATGGAAATAATGGGGTGGGTAAAACAGCAGCCCTCGAAGCAATCCACATAGCCCTTATGGGTACAAGCTTCAAGGGAGTCGATAAAGATATCGTACAGCATAAAAAAGAGTGGTATAAAATTGATCTCGTAAGCGACAACCCACAAATAACAAGAGCGGTCCGGTATATAAACCAAAAAAAAATATTCACAATCGATTCAAAAATATCAGCCCGACTTGGGGTGAAACAGAAGTTTCCGGTCGTATTATTTACTCCAGATGACCTAAGACTTATTAGTGGATCGCCAGCGCGACGGCGGCACTATATAGACCAGTTGATATGCCAAACTGAACCCCACTACACTAGCATCCTCCGGCGCTACGATCGAGCACTTATGCAGCGAAATAAGCTTCTAAAGGGAGATCGACCGACTCGTGATGCGCTATTTCCATGGAATATCATTCTTAGCGATACAGGTTCTCAGATCATTAACTTGAGAAATAAATATCTGGCAATTCTTGATGCATCACTTGAAGAACGCTACAACGAAGTGGCAGGGTCAGCGAATAGTGTTAAGGTTTTGTATACTCATGGCCCAACACAGACAACAGAATTACTTAGTGCGATCGAAAAATCTTTTGATGTAGATGTTCGTTACCATACCACCACAGTAGGGCCACATCGTCACGACTTCACTATTCGCCTCAATCATCACGATGCAGATACGACTGCGTCGCGCGGAGAAATACGAACACTTATTTTGTCACTAAAATCGACCGAAGCAGGTATGATCGAAAAGTTGAAGAATGTCTCGCCAATAATTCTACTCGATGATGTATATGGAGAACTTGATAATGAGAGGCAACAGATGTTGCTCGTTTTATTTCGCAACAAACAACTTGTTATTACGTCGACACACCCACTTCAAACAGTACCCGCACAGACCACACAAATCGAGATAGCCCTATCTCAGACCGATAGTATTGACGGCGATCAAAATTGA
- the rnpA gene encoding ribonuclease P protein component, translating into MIENSYRFHGHGSLKFVYKKADTYRSRLLTVKYIHNPHRANSRFAVVVSKKVHKSAVGRNRIRRRIYEILRAELPHLQSIHDIAVIVISGETLTASHQELAEVIQTAFRQTGVYKPVDQ; encoded by the coding sequence ATGATAGAAAATAGCTACCGGTTTCATGGACACGGATCACTAAAATTTGTGTATAAAAAAGCCGACACCTATCGTTCTCGGCTTTTGACGGTCAAATATATACACAACCCACACCGAGCCAATTCGCGGTTTGCTGTTGTTGTCAGCAAAAAAGTTCATAAAAGCGCCGTTGGCCGCAATCGAATACGGCGACGGATATATGAAATACTCAGAGCCGAGCTACCCCACCTCCAGTCAATACATGATATCGCGGTTATTGTGATATCAGGTGAGACACTCACCGCTTCTCATCAGGAGCTTGCGGAAGTTATCCAAACCGCATTTCGACAAACGGGTGTGTATAAACCCGTCGACCAGTGA
- a CDS encoding PrgI family protein, with protein sequence MAVYKVAQDVEADDKLIGPFSFRQFIYLIIVAISITLAWGLAQLFVPLAIIPLPIIVFFGALALPLRKDQPMEIYMAALLSYYLKPRRRLWIPDGIESLVEITAPKVVEVQRTKDLSQTEAERRLSYLANIADTEGWAIRHAATPGSGSNMVSDVFLEAQQTVDIMDTQGGIAQSIDTMISQSDARRRQEVVEHMRAPQTVPSNVATQVTPSVQTQVSPPTPPVADPYASLTIAPAQAAAVTASDLAALHQASPYPSNIHQSVIQPLVAQSPPPPTVPPQVPVQPQVPIVNPETNTTPTTSGNGVDPDIINLANNTDLSIETIAHEAERRKKKRDDEQEVVISLH encoded by the coding sequence ATGGCCGTCTATAAAGTAGCTCAAGATGTTGAAGCAGACGATAAACTCATTGGTCCCTTTAGTTTTCGCCAATTTATCTACCTCATCATTGTTGCTATAAGTATTACCCTCGCCTGGGGACTCGCGCAATTATTTGTCCCTCTGGCGATTATTCCGCTACCGATCATCGTCTTTTTTGGTGCACTTGCTTTGCCACTGCGCAAAGACCAGCCGATGGAGATATACATGGCAGCACTGTTGTCGTACTATCTCAAGCCGCGCAGACGCCTCTGGATACCCGATGGTATAGAATCACTCGTAGAGATTACTGCACCAAAGGTTGTTGAGGTCCAGCGCACCAAGGACCTATCGCAGACAGAAGCAGAACGTCGGCTCTCGTACCTCGCGAATATTGCTGATACTGAGGGGTGGGCCATTCGTCATGCGGCAACACCTGGTAGTGGCAGCAATATGGTGAGCGATGTGTTTCTTGAGGCGCAGCAAACTGTCGATATCATGGATACTCAAGGAGGTATCGCGCAGTCGATTGATACTATGATCTCTCAGTCCGACGCTCGTCGTCGTCAAGAAGTTGTCGAACATATGCGCGCGCCTCAAACTGTGCCTTCAAATGTAGCCACACAAGTAACACCTTCTGTGCAAACACAGGTGTCACCCCCGACCCCACCCGTCGCTGACCCATACGCCTCATTGACAATTGCTCCTGCGCAGGCAGCAGCCGTAACGGCGAGTGATCTGGCGGCTCTCCACCAGGCAAGTCCTTATCCCTCTAATATTCATCAAAGTGTTATCCAGCCCCTCGTCGCCCAGTCACCTCCGCCTCCAACCGTACCGCCTCAGGTACCAGTTCAGCCGCAAGTTCCTATAGTAAATCCCGAAACAAATACTACTCCAACCACTAGCGGAAACGGGGTCGATCCTGATATAATTAATCTTGCAAATAACACCGATTTATCTATCGAGACGATTGCTCACGAGGCTGAACGTCGCAAGAAAAAGCGTGACGACGAACAAGAAGTTGTCATCTCGCTGCACTAG